A single Strix aluco isolate bStrAlu1 chromosome 20, bStrAlu1.hap1, whole genome shotgun sequence DNA region contains:
- the NRARP gene encoding notch-regulated ankyrin repeat-containing protein, with product MSQSEVSPCAAPPPSQRVFQEAVRRGNTKELQSLLQNMTNCEFNVNSFGPEGQTALHQSVIDGNLELVKLLVKFGADIRLANRDGWSALHIAAFGGHQDIVLYLITKAKYSAGAR from the coding sequence ATGAGCCAGAGCGAGGTGTCACCgtgcgcggcgccgccgcccagCCAGCGCGTCTTCCAGGAGGCGGTGCGGCGCGGCAACACCAAGGAGCTGCAGTCGCTGCTGCAGAACATGACGAACTGCGAGTTCAACGTCAACTCCTTCGGGCCCGAGGGGCAGACGGCGCTGCACCAGTCCGTCATCGACGGCAACCTGGAGCTCGTCAAGCTCCTGGTCAAGTTCGGCGCCGACATCCGCCTGGCCAACCGCGACGGCTGGAGCGCCCTGCACATCGCCGCCTTCGGGGGCCACCAGGACATCGTCCTCTACCTGATCACCAAGGCCAAATACTCCGCCGGTGCCCGGTGA
- the AMBP gene encoding protein AMBP, producing MFWGLLSLLIFTVVSGTPIGDQDEDIQVQENFEAERMYGKWYDIAIGTTCIWMKNYKEKFSMGTLVLGPGTSADQISTASTRLRQGDCTHISGEYQKTSTPGKYTYYNPKWDVSIRSYVLRTNYEEYAVILMKKKSSFGPSTTLKLYGRSPDLREDLIEAFQQLALEMGIPADSIFILANRGECVPQETATSPQRARRAVLPPEEGSAAGPLPPYIGNKEDSCRLSRDPGPCSGMLSRFFYNSSSMACETFLYGGCLGNGNNFYSEKECLQACRTEAACRLPIAQGPCQKSVTRWAFDAAQGKCIMFSYGGCKGNGNQFYSEKECKEYCGAPPLAEDEEFLHLSN from the exons ATGTTTTGGGgtctcctttccctcctcatcTTCACCGTGGTCAGCGGGACGCCCATCGGGGACCAGGATGAGGATATCCAAGTGCAGGAGAATTTTGAGGCTGAGCGG ATGTACGGGAAGTGGTACGACATTGCCATCGGCACGACCTGCATATGGATGAAGAACTACAAGGAGAAGTTCAGCATGGGCACGCTGGTGCTGGGCCCTGGCACCAGCGCCGACCAGATCAGCACTGCCAGCACCAGGCTGCG gcAAGGTGACTGTACGCACATTTCAGGAGAGTACCAGAAAACCAGCACCCCTGGCAAATACACCTACTATAACCCCA AATGGGATGTGTCTATCCGGTCCTATGTGCTCCGCACCAACTACGAAGAATATGCTGTCATTCTGATGAAGAAGAAAAGTAGTTTTGGCCCAAGCACCACCCTGAAGCTGTATG GGAGGAGTCCGGACCTGCGGGAGGACCTCATTGAGGCTTTCCAGCAGCTGGCTCTGGAGATGGGCATCCCCGCAGACTCCATCTTCATCCTAGCGAACAGAG GTGAATGTGTTCCCCAGGAGACTGCAACTTCCCCCCAG AGGGCGCGGAGAGCAGTCCTGCCCCCCGAGGAGGGCTCGGCCGCGGGGCCCCTGCCCCCTTACATCGGCAATAAGGAAG ACTCATGCAGGCTGAGCCGGGACCCTGGACCCTGCAGTGGGATGCTTTCCCGCTTCTTCTACAACTCCTCCTCCATGGCTTGCGAAACCTTCCTCTACGGTGGCTGTCTGGGCAACGGCAACAACTTCTACTCGGAGAAGGAGTGCCTGCAGGCGTGCCGGACGGAGG ctgcctgcaggctgcccaTCGCCCAGGGTCCCTGCCAGAAGTCAGTGACACGCTGGGCCTTCGATGCGGCTCAGGGCAAGTGCATCATGTTCAGCTACGGAGGCTGCAAGGGCAATGGGAACCAGTTCTACTCGGAGAAGGAGTGCAAGGAGTACTGCGGGGCTCCTCCGCTGGCAG AGGACGAGGAGTTTCTGCATCTGTCAAACTGA